The following proteins are co-located in the Mesotoga sp. BH458_6_3_2_1 genome:
- a CDS encoding class I fructose-bisphosphate aldolase: protein MTGKLIRMNRILREDGKTVIVAMDHGQFQGPIEGIKDVRRTLSNIVAGRPDAMILNPGVIEKNGDLLGGKVSILCRITGASTNYSTKFDYHRITTSVEHALSIGADGVVVMGFMGGDGENASLEIIGKVAEECSKLGMPLIAEMLPQAMDHFTDPEYIALGTRVAYELGADIVKVYYTGFESFTKVLESVPLPVVIAGGPKGKDAFEMAIEALELGAKGVAYGRNVFQADDQTEYVEKLLKTVHG, encoded by the coding sequence ATGACGGGAAAACTGATTAGAATGAACCGGATACTCAGAGAAGACGGAAAGACGGTGATCGTTGCTATGGATCACGGGCAGTTCCAGGGTCCGATAGAAGGCATCAAGGATGTCAGGAGGACATTAAGCAACATAGTCGCTGGCCGGCCCGATGCAATGATTCTAAATCCGGGCGTAATCGAAAAGAACGGAGATTTGCTAGGAGGAAAGGTTTCGATTCTATGTAGAATAACGGGGGCCTCTACTAACTACTCCACAAAGTTTGACTACCACAGAATCACTACTTCCGTCGAACATGCGTTGTCAATAGGAGCTGACGGTGTGGTTGTTATGGGATTCATGGGTGGAGACGGTGAAAACGCGTCGCTTGAAATTATCGGAAAAGTGGCAGAAGAATGCAGCAAGCTAGGAATGCCCTTGATTGCAGAAATGCTTCCTCAGGCCATGGATCACTTTACTGATCCGGAGTATATTGCACTGGGAACGAGAGTAGCGTATGAGCTGGGTGCCGATATTGTAAAAGTCTATTATACTGGCTTTGAGTCATTTACGAAGGTTCTGGAATCAGTACCTCTGCCCGTCGTAATTGCCGGGGGACCGAAGGGAAAGGATGCCTTCGAAATGGCAATAGAGGCTCTGGAGCTCGGCGCAAAGGGGGTTGCTTACGGCAGAAATGTATTTCAAGCCGATGACCAGACTGAATATGTCGAAAAGCTTCTGAAAACTGTTCACGGCTAG
- a CDS encoding metallophosphoesterase: MKKALLLVFLFLFLGAVFGIEGHVFVDLNSNGILDSEDQTLQGCLISNGVEIVSSDSEGVYSIPGSDGYVFLIKPDGYLCSEWYVKGLENHDFLLMPSVENGVFAVVNDIHYADDPDLFYESLGDREMIDSPDEYMTKLVSILETVKPDFIVCNGDMGASIKDIDDEVATRWATKVKDYLTISNIPVYYSVGNHETNKKKADPYDIFHNVYGPAYYSFNSFGTHYIVLNTHNIVEGSFVYEVDSEQLEWLKKDIELVSNNTSIVIFSHEPIFSLAKTDNYYDLMQIFADDCSYHITGHKHTMIEYFDAPFVELTCGAVSGAWWEGPSPTGDEYGFTLFEMKRSDLNYCFVTLADDNSGWFDMRREAPYSGVEYVRFCTFPSTEDIVVLLNDRIVECDVLKKDMRFWSEYYFNVNLSSSDDGLNEIVVRSGDIEFRKKLFVRSAPVDIKSMKTNPEYFEGSLVLVSNCSNTGQWGKTYTFNDGSDTFMVQITNLDVPFTISKDDRYSLYGIFRNSERVVDPIKLLVAEGIVQEE, translated from the coding sequence ATGAAGAAAGCACTCTTGCTCGTTTTCTTATTTCTTTTTCTCGGCGCTGTTTTCGGAATTGAGGGCCATGTGTTTGTTGATCTGAACTCAAACGGGATACTCGACTCGGAAGATCAGACCCTTCAGGGTTGCCTTATTTCAAACGGAGTTGAGATAGTCTCTTCAGACAGTGAGGGGGTCTATAGTATTCCCGGTTCAGATGGTTATGTATTCTTGATCAAACCTGACGGATATTTGTGCAGCGAATGGTATGTTAAGGGGCTTGAGAATCACGATTTCTTGCTGATGCCATCTGTGGAGAATGGTGTCTTTGCCGTTGTAAACGATATTCACTACGCGGATGACCCCGACCTCTTCTATGAATCTCTAGGTGACAGAGAGATGATTGACAGTCCAGATGAATACATGACCAAGCTTGTTTCGATTCTCGAGACAGTCAAGCCCGATTTCATCGTATGCAACGGAGACATGGGAGCAAGCATCAAAGATATCGACGACGAAGTTGCAACCAGATGGGCTACAAAGGTTAAAGACTATCTAACCATCTCGAATATCCCTGTATATTACTCCGTTGGAAATCACGAGACAAACAAGAAGAAGGCCGATCCGTACGACATTTTTCACAACGTCTATGGGCCCGCGTATTACTCTTTCAACAGCTTTGGAACACACTACATAGTTCTTAACACTCACAACATCGTCGAAGGCAGTTTCGTCTACGAAGTCGATTCTGAGCAGCTTGAATGGTTGAAGAAGGACATTGAGCTAGTTTCCAATAATACAAGTATTGTGATTTTCTCACATGAACCGATATTTAGTCTAGCCAAGACCGATAACTACTACGATCTGATGCAGATTTTTGCTGATGATTGTTCATACCACATTACCGGTCACAAGCACACGATGATTGAGTACTTCGATGCTCCATTTGTGGAGCTAACCTGTGGTGCTGTTTCTGGAGCATGGTGGGAAGGCCCATCTCCAACTGGTGATGAATATGGGTTCACACTTTTTGAGATGAAGAGAAGCGATTTGAATTACTGTTTCGTAACTCTTGCAGATGATAATTCCGGCTGGTTCGACATGAGAAGAGAGGCCCCCTATTCCGGAGTCGAGTACGTCAGATTCTGCACGTTTCCTTCAACAGAAGATATCGTAGTACTTCTCAATGACCGTATCGTGGAATGCGATGTTTTGAAGAAAGATATGAGATTCTGGAGCGAATACTACTTCAATGTCAATCTTTCTTCCAGTGACGATGGGCTGAATGAGATAGTTGTTCGCTCTGGAGATATAGAGTTCAGAAAGAAGCTCTTCGTTAGAAGCGCCCCGGTAGACATCAAATCTATGAAAACCAATCCAGAATACTTCGAGGGATCACTTGTGCTTGTTTCGAATTGTTCCAATACCGGTCAGTGGGGTAAAACCTACACATTCAACGATGGTAGTGATACTTTCATGGTTCAAATAACCAATCTGGACGTTCCCTTCACCATTTCAAAAGACGATAGATACTCTCTGTACGGAATATTCAGAAACAGCGAGAGAGTGGTTGATCCAATCAAGCTGTTGGTGGCCGAGGGAATTGTTCAGGAAGAATAA
- a CDS encoding molybdopterin-dependent oxidoreductase, with product MKKALLVVLAAMLLISAAVIADPVIKISGVIALRNEEGVWQLTLDEFKELPQTEFFVTDPWMGDKTYVGVTLADLLKFVGVPSGTKNVVLVCSDEKEFAVSYEDALKYPVMLTHSTRSGENLRALPASQGGPIKLAYPINDFPEITDKYPSDNWAWYVIEVRVEM from the coding sequence ATGAAGAAAGCCTTACTGGTTGTTCTTGCGGCAATGCTTCTCATTTCTGCTGCGGTAATCGCAGATCCTGTAATCAAAATCAGTGGCGTGATCGCATTGAGAAATGAGGAAGGTGTCTGGCAACTCACGCTGGATGAGTTCAAAGAACTGCCTCAAACCGAGTTCTTTGTAACCGATCCGTGGATGGGAGACAAGACATATGTTGGAGTTACTCTCGCCGATCTTTTGAAGTTCGTGGGAGTTCCTTCCGGAACAAAGAATGTTGTTCTGGTATGCTCTGATGAAAAGGAATTTGCAGTCTCTTACGAGGACGCATTGAAGTATCCGGTAATGCTGACTCACTCAACCAGATCGGGCGAAAACCTTAGGGCTCTTCCTGCGAGCCAGGGTGGCCCCATAAAGCTTGCATATCCGATCAACGACTTCCCGGAGATCACCGACAAGTATCCGTCTGACAACTGGGCATGGTACGTAATCGAAGTTAGGGTTGAGATGTGA
- a CDS encoding alcohol dehydrogenase catalytic domain-containing protein, giving the protein MKAAIYKGIGKIEINDISKPTIQADEGLVKIGMVGVCGTDIKTFNKGHHMFKPPCILGHEFTGKVVEKGASVNYDFGDTSYVIAPYIECGKCEMCQKGVPELCSKKHWVEGAFTEYVKVPSEILKRATLKIPNHVPESTATLTEPLACAIHGIDKARIIPEDRVLVVGSGPMGLLLGNALKNMKCETYISDIDKNRLSMAENCGLKTIDFSESGFESFKNSDLRFDSIILANDRKELVNPLLPFVHPGGTFELFGGMSRDTVLEIDPYFIHYKEIDLVGTFGFSEKDFKKAFGFITSDPDSFSKLISKVWDLENIVEAFKDATDKTKAKIVVKVSS; this is encoded by the coding sequence TTGAAGGCAGCAATCTACAAGGGCATCGGGAAGATCGAAATCAATGATATTAGCAAGCCCACTATCCAGGCAGATGAAGGTCTCGTGAAGATAGGTATGGTTGGCGTCTGTGGCACAGACATAAAGACATTCAACAAAGGGCATCACATGTTCAAACCGCCATGCATTCTAGGGCATGAGTTCACCGGAAAAGTTGTTGAAAAAGGAGCATCGGTAAACTACGATTTCGGCGATACTAGCTACGTGATTGCTCCCTACATAGAGTGCGGCAAATGTGAAATGTGTCAGAAAGGAGTTCCCGAGCTCTGCTCAAAGAAACATTGGGTCGAAGGAGCATTTACCGAGTATGTGAAAGTGCCCTCAGAGATCCTGAAAAGGGCAACTCTTAAGATCCCGAATCATGTCCCCGAGAGTACCGCAACCCTGACAGAACCGCTGGCCTGTGCAATTCATGGCATAGACAAAGCCAGGATAATTCCCGAAGACAGAGTCCTGGTTGTTGGAAGCGGTCCTATGGGCTTGCTCCTTGGAAACGCTCTGAAAAACATGAAATGTGAGACATACATTTCCGATATCGATAAGAACAGGCTATCTATGGCTGAGAACTGTGGCCTCAAAACGATAGACTTCAGTGAGTCTGGTTTCGAAAGCTTTAAAAACAGTGATCTTCGCTTCGATTCAATCATCCTTGCAAATGATAGAAAGGAACTTGTCAATCCGCTTCTACCTTTCGTGCATCCAGGCGGAACATTTGAGTTGTTTGGTGGAATGTCGAGAGACACGGTCCTGGAGATAGATCCTTACTTTATTCACTATAAAGAGATAGACCTCGTCGGCACTTTTGGTTTCTCCGAGAAGGATTTCAAGAAGGCCTTCGGCTTCATCACCAGTGATCCAGATTCTTTCTCTAAACTGATTTCCAAAGTATGGGACCTCGAGAATATCGTAGAAGCTTTCAAAGACGCTACAGATAAGACCAAAGCCAAGATTGTCGTAAAGGTCTCAAGCTAG
- a CDS encoding extracellular solute-binding protein, which translates to MKKVFVISLLLTITAAIFAITLDFYCLAWQPAAVDKIYDLVDIWNMDNPDIQVNIIWGTWESSDQYLLTSFQGGNAPDVFHTDAEKFREYGMMGYAAPLNSYVTADMISDIPAHIFEDCYDFTGNLYGIPWCQETQVIFYNKDIFEENGIRLPLDRMISWEELLDIAQRVTKRDDNGNVITWGILAPLMERFHWTLIAQKDGTILTKDSNHKWKVEINEGAREAIEFYLSLITEHQVMPRDVISIDYTSLMQGFINGKYAMVTFGCWNRRFMLQNKGFNWGMLLVKNEDNRINASDPQAFGISKLSKHKDEAYAFIEFMTNTENSAEISFSDYLFPVRESAIGDPRFDSAENEWDIAKSWLQYSDNVKPGMPGFYTFEWKLFVPNLEKVILGSMRLDEALKDTVVEGNKMLKKLGLQ; encoded by the coding sequence TTGAAGAAGGTATTTGTCATTTCATTGCTTCTAACAATTACCGCGGCGATCTTCGCCATTACCCTGGACTTCTACTGTCTTGCCTGGCAACCTGCAGCCGTTGACAAGATATACGATCTGGTCGATATATGGAACATGGACAATCCAGATATTCAGGTGAACATTATCTGGGGCACCTGGGAATCTTCAGACCAGTATCTGCTGACAAGTTTTCAAGGCGGAAACGCCCCGGATGTCTTTCATACTGACGCCGAGAAATTCCGAGAATATGGAATGATGGGATATGCAGCCCCCCTTAACAGTTACGTGACTGCCGATATGATTAGTGACATTCCTGCACATATATTCGAAGACTGCTACGATTTTACCGGAAATTTATACGGGATCCCTTGGTGCCAGGAAACGCAGGTGATCTTCTACAACAAGGACATATTCGAAGAAAATGGAATTAGATTACCTCTCGACAGAATGATTTCGTGGGAAGAGCTGCTTGACATTGCTCAAAGAGTTACAAAGAGAGATGATAACGGAAATGTAATAACCTGGGGAATCCTTGCTCCTCTTATGGAGAGGTTTCACTGGACCTTGATCGCTCAGAAAGATGGAACGATACTTACAAAGGACAGCAATCATAAGTGGAAGGTTGAGATCAATGAGGGGGCAAGAGAGGCAATTGAGTTTTACCTTTCACTAATAACTGAACACCAGGTGATGCCTAGAGATGTCATAAGCATTGACTACACTTCTCTAATGCAGGGATTCATAAACGGGAAATACGCAATGGTTACCTTTGGCTGCTGGAACAGGCGCTTCATGCTTCAGAATAAAGGCTTCAACTGGGGTATGCTTCTTGTCAAGAACGAAGACAACAGGATCAATGCATCTGACCCCCAGGCTTTTGGTATCTCAAAGCTCTCCAAACATAAGGATGAAGCCTATGCATTTATAGAATTCATGACAAATACCGAGAACTCAGCAGAGATAAGCTTCAGCGACTATCTCTTCCCAGTAAGGGAATCGGCAATTGGCGACCCGCGATTTGACTCGGCTGAGAACGAATGGGACATAGCGAAATCCTGGCTCCAATACTCAGACAACGTTAAACCCGGCATGCCTGGATTCTATACTTTCGAATGGAAACTGTTTGTTCCCAATCTGGAAAAGGTGATTCTTGGGAGTATGCGTCTAGACGAAGCTCTTAAGGATACAGTTGTTGAGGGAAACAAAATGCTGAAGAAGCTCGGGCTTCAATGA
- a CDS encoding carbohydrate ABC transporter permease, protein MPVLIVVALISVYPFVNGIYNSFFSDAVFGGGKYYSGLENFRDLMSDNLFWTGLKNNLIWSAACVGFELVLGMLIALLLNLPYIRLRGLYRALILLPWATTPVVAALVWRYIFGVMGPLNSFLNTVGFANPPNWLVTPGYSLFACIVANIWIGLPFVIVTLLAGLQSLPSDVYEAAEIDGAGVFKRFFHLTLPLMKSLILILVTLNTIWTFNMFDIVYSMTNGGPGNSSMLLSLYSYQNAFAYFQQGYASAIGVICLLILLLPVAFYIREVRNEA, encoded by the coding sequence TTGCCAGTACTGATAGTAGTGGCGCTAATAAGCGTATATCCATTTGTCAACGGGATATACAACAGCTTCTTCTCCGATGCTGTCTTCGGAGGAGGAAAGTACTACTCCGGCCTTGAGAATTTCAGAGACCTGATGTCTGACAATCTTTTCTGGACCGGGCTCAAGAATAACCTTATATGGTCTGCTGCTTGTGTCGGATTTGAGCTTGTTCTGGGCATGTTGATAGCTCTACTGCTCAATCTGCCATACATAAGGCTAAGAGGTCTATACAGAGCACTGATCCTTCTGCCCTGGGCGACAACCCCCGTTGTAGCGGCACTGGTATGGAGATACATCTTCGGAGTTATGGGACCGCTTAATTCCTTTCTGAATACAGTGGGCTTTGCAAATCCTCCTAATTGGCTGGTAACTCCAGGCTATTCTCTCTTCGCCTGCATAGTCGCAAACATTTGGATAGGCCTCCCGTTCGTTATTGTGACTCTTCTGGCTGGATTGCAATCCCTACCTTCTGATGTGTACGAAGCTGCCGAGATAGATGGTGCCGGAGTATTCAAGAGGTTCTTCCATCTCACTCTGCCTTTAATGAAAAGTCTGATTCTTATCCTCGTTACACTAAACACGATCTGGACTTTCAACATGTTCGACATAGTCTACTCAATGACCAATGGCGGACCGGGGAACTCTTCAATGCTACTATCACTGTATTCTTATCAAAATGCTTTCGCATACTTCCAGCAGGGATACGCCTCTGCAATCGGCGTCATATGTTTGCTTATACTACTTCTACCTGTTGCCTTCTATATAAGGGAGGTAAGAAATGAGGCCTAA
- a CDS encoding carbohydrate ABC transporter permease, with the protein MRPKRSVVITMNIVAFLVVLLILSPLLMLILNSFRETNDIYQNPLKLPEKFYLGNYSKIFQDTSFGRNFANSMTVTLVTVMLCIIITTLAGYAMSRFKFKGKNPLILWLLASQAFPGILMIIGLFSLLNRYSLQNNPLGLIILYTTFTIPFCSWLLKGYFDEIPQALEEAAMIDGCNRFQAMRKIIVPMAVPGIVAVGTFAFLLSWNEFFFALVIMRENANYTLPVFLSRFVGTGGAVEWGALSAGALITALPPILLFLLSQKYLIGGLTRGAIK; encoded by the coding sequence ATGAGGCCTAAGAGAAGCGTAGTAATAACTATGAACATCGTGGCGTTTTTGGTGGTTTTGCTGATCCTCTCTCCTCTCTTAATGCTAATACTAAATTCTTTCAGAGAAACTAATGACATTTATCAGAATCCTTTGAAGCTTCCGGAGAAATTCTATCTGGGAAACTACTCGAAGATCTTCCAGGACACCAGTTTCGGCAGGAACTTCGCAAACAGCATGACGGTTACCCTCGTTACCGTCATGCTATGCATAATTATCACTACACTGGCAGGCTATGCAATGTCCAGATTCAAGTTCAAGGGCAAGAATCCTTTGATACTATGGCTTCTGGCTTCCCAGGCTTTCCCGGGAATTCTAATGATAATCGGTCTCTTTTCTCTCCTTAACCGGTACTCCCTTCAGAACAACCCCCTGGGCCTGATTATTCTATACACTACCTTTACTATCCCGTTCTGCAGCTGGTTACTTAAGGGATACTTCGATGAGATTCCCCAGGCACTTGAAGAAGCTGCAATGATTGATGGTTGTAATCGATTTCAGGCAATGCGGAAGATAATCGTGCCAATGGCAGTTCCGGGGATAGTCGCTGTCGGAACGTTTGCGTTTCTTCTCTCTTGGAATGAGTTCTTTTTTGCGCTCGTAATCATGAGAGAGAATGCAAATTATACCCTTCCCGTTTTCCTTTCGAGGTTCGTTGGAACCGGAGGTGCCGTAGAGTGGGGCGCTCTATCGGCCGGCGCCCTAATCACTGCTCTTCCTCCTATCCTTCTGTTTCTCCTATCACAGAAGTATCTAATCGGAGGGCTTACGAGAGGTGCGATCAAATGA
- a CDS encoding carbohydrate kinase family protein, with the protein MRIAVIGAASIDRYVILDSFPERDSMVFARSTHDFIGGSGANIALNLSHCAETDFYFGTGNDLSSKWILEKLSLPSMNLSYVVENGSGAETLIMLDSQGERRIISLGGHALFRGVIDEKRYSAICVADSFKEVALDAFRKTAESLKVYVPGGCGLYFGTDTVVEVACLSDFTILSEGEAENLQRRISEISSNIIITRGSAATIWIDRNKNSRSFEVEGIAEKILDTTGAGDAFAAGFIEKFTKCGDPVQSINYGHKNAAKAVSAIGPNLVEGRKDLR; encoded by the coding sequence ATGAGAATCGCCGTCATCGGAGCCGCCTCTATCGACAGGTATGTGATTCTCGATTCATTTCCAGAAAGAGATTCTATGGTATTTGCAAGAAGCACACATGATTTCATCGGAGGCTCAGGAGCGAACATAGCTTTGAATCTCTCGCATTGCGCTGAAACGGACTTCTACTTCGGAACGGGAAATGATCTATCTTCGAAGTGGATTCTAGAGAAGCTCTCTTTGCCAAGCATGAATCTTAGTTACGTCGTGGAAAATGGATCTGGCGCCGAGACTTTAATAATGCTGGATTCACAAGGAGAGCGAAGAATCATATCCCTTGGAGGCCATGCTCTCTTTCGCGGTGTAATCGACGAAAAGAGGTACAGTGCGATTTGCGTGGCGGACAGTTTCAAAGAAGTCGCGCTCGATGCATTCCGAAAGACAGCTGAATCTCTGAAAGTCTATGTACCGGGTGGATGTGGTCTGTATTTTGGAACCGATACCGTTGTTGAGGTAGCTTGTTTATCGGATTTCACTATTTTGTCGGAAGGAGAAGCAGAGAACCTTCAGAGAAGGATCAGTGAGATCTCTTCGAATATTATAATAACCAGAGGATCCGCTGCAACGATCTGGATAGATAGAAACAAGAATAGCCGCTCCTTCGAGGTTGAAGGAATCGCTGAAAAAATCTTGGATACTACGGGAGCCGGTGATGCTTTCGCCGCAGGATTTATTGAGAAGTTTACGAAGTGCGGTGATCCAGTCCAGAGTATCAATTACGGCCACAAGAATGCGGCAAAAGCGGTTTCTGCAATTGGACCCAACCTCGTAGAAGGGAGGAAAGATTTAAGATGA
- a CDS encoding sugar-binding transcriptional regulator, with the protein MKGLMANRDTMMKVCKLYYIEDKTQSEIARLVGISRPQVSRLLTKAKNEGVVRIEIDSGKVENLEEISIEMKERFGLKNVIVADEASDGGTITSIAMSAAKFLPDYVKNGQLVGISWGRTLYETVERVVFNSELPNTTFIPLIGGVGQLRHEYQMNSIVEKIANSFHSNRYYLFAPAFIENAKTLNMMLEDSSIRFMSEMWKRLDLAIVGIGEPISLSNAFKNIYDKEFLANLMKHEAVGDIAARFFNVDGAPCVSGNENILGISLDQLKEVPEVIGIAGGKEKAQAIHASIKAGYINSIVTDRSTALQILRMQR; encoded by the coding sequence ATGAAGGGGCTTATGGCCAATAGAGACACAATGATGAAAGTTTGCAAACTCTACTATATCGAGGACAAGACACAGAGCGAAATCGCCAGATTGGTTGGAATATCCAGACCCCAAGTCAGCAGGCTGCTCACAAAAGCCAAAAACGAGGGAGTCGTTAGGATAGAGATTGATTCGGGAAAAGTGGAAAATCTCGAAGAGATTTCGATAGAAATGAAAGAGAGATTCGGACTGAAGAACGTCATCGTTGCGGACGAAGCATCGGATGGAGGAACCATCACTTCAATTGCGATGTCTGCAGCGAAATTCCTCCCCGATTACGTGAAGAATGGACAGCTTGTGGGGATCTCCTGGGGTCGAACTCTGTATGAGACAGTTGAAAGAGTCGTATTCAATAGTGAGCTTCCAAACACAACATTCATACCCCTGATCGGTGGCGTCGGCCAGTTGCGTCACGAGTATCAGATGAATTCAATTGTTGAGAAGATTGCGAATTCCTTTCACAGTAACCGTTACTACCTTTTCGCTCCAGCCTTCATAGAAAACGCGAAGACTCTAAACATGATGCTTGAAGACAGTTCGATAAGATTCATGTCGGAGATGTGGAAGAGGTTGGATCTGGCCATTGTCGGGATAGGGGAACCCATATCTCTGTCCAATGCCTTCAAGAACATCTACGATAAGGAGTTCCTTGCTAACCTTATGAAACACGAGGCGGTTGGCGACATAGCAGCGAGATTCTTCAACGTGGACGGAGCACCTTGCGTTTCCGGAAATGAGAATATCCTCGGGATATCTCTTGATCAGCTGAAGGAAGTGCCCGAGGTTATCGGGATTGCAGGTGGCAAAGAGAAAGCTCAGGCAATTCATGCGTCAATAAAGGCCGGATATATCAATTCAATCGTAACGGATAGGAGTACTGCTCTTCAAATACTCCGAATGCAGAGGTAA